A section of the Jannaschia sp. S6380 genome encodes:
- a CDS encoding gamma-glutamyltransferase family protein, giving the protein MSDFTTRPEIRGTFGVATSTHWIASAVGMGILERGGNAFDAAVATALTLQVVEPHLNGPAGDMPAIFHSAKTGRTEVLCAQGPAPAAATIEHYRAEGLSLIPGSGLLATVVPGAFDGWMLMLRDHGIMEISDVMRPAIDYARDGHPVLPRVANTIQGLAGFFAEHWPSSAEVWTPGGAVPEPHALFRNPDLAATYDRLASSDGDTREARIDEARRQWREGFVAEAIFDYLADAEVLDVSDAKHRAVLAPADMADWRATYEETLTLEYHGWTVHKTQAWSQGPVLLQALAILRGVDLGAMDPNGAEFVHTVIEAVKLAYADRETYYGDPDHSNIPMDELLSEDYAAARRALIGTQASTEQRPGRIPGFEAQADAYLDRATRDFGVGRVAAQEPTMSHLTEKRGDTVHLDIIDRWGNMVASTPSGGWLQSNPVIPGLGFPLNSRAQMFWLDEGLPTSLAPGRRPRTTLTPSLAEKDGRRLVFGTPGGDQQDQWQLIWFLRFVHHGLGLQEGMDQPLFHSMHFQGSFFPREVRPGEMMIEPAVGEAVIDELRARGHIVTVAEPWTVGRLTAALREADGTLRAAATPRLMQAYAVGR; this is encoded by the coding sequence ATGAGCGATTTCACCACCCGACCCGAGATACGCGGCACGTTCGGCGTCGCTACGTCGACGCACTGGATCGCCTCGGCCGTGGGCATGGGCATCCTAGAGCGCGGGGGCAACGCCTTCGACGCCGCCGTGGCCACGGCCCTGACGCTGCAGGTCGTCGAGCCCCATCTCAACGGCCCGGCAGGCGACATGCCCGCGATCTTCCATTCCGCCAAAACGGGGCGGACCGAGGTGCTCTGCGCGCAGGGGCCCGCCCCCGCGGCCGCCACGATCGAGCATTACCGTGCCGAAGGGTTGTCGCTGATCCCCGGATCGGGCCTTCTGGCAACGGTCGTGCCCGGCGCGTTCGACGGCTGGATGCTGATGCTGCGCGATCACGGCATCATGGAGATCTCGGACGTGATGCGCCCGGCCATCGACTACGCGCGCGACGGGCATCCCGTGCTGCCGCGCGTGGCGAACACGATCCAGGGGCTTGCCGGTTTCTTCGCGGAACACTGGCCCAGCTCGGCCGAAGTCTGGACCCCCGGCGGCGCGGTGCCCGAACCCCACGCCCTGTTCCGCAACCCCGACCTCGCGGCAACCTACGACCGTCTCGCATCCTCGGACGGCGACACCCGCGAGGCCCGCATCGACGAGGCGCGGCGGCAATGGCGTGAAGGGTTCGTGGCCGAGGCGATCTTCGACTATCTCGCGGATGCCGAGGTCCTGGATGTCTCCGACGCGAAACACCGGGCTGTCCTTGCCCCGGCCGACATGGCCGACTGGCGCGCCACCTACGAGGAGACGCTGACGCTCGAGTATCACGGCTGGACCGTCCACAAGACGCAGGCCTGGTCGCAGGGGCCGGTCCTGTTGCAGGCGCTGGCTATCCTGCGGGGCGTCGATCTCGGGGCGATGGACCCCAACGGCGCCGAGTTCGTCCACACCGTGATCGAGGCCGTCAAGCTCGCCTATGCCGACCGCGAGACCTACTATGGCGATCCCGACCACAGCAACATCCCGATGGATGAACTTCTGTCGGAAGATTACGCCGCCGCGCGCCGCGCCCTGATCGGGACGCAGGCCTCGACGGAGCAGCGGCCCGGCCGTATCCCCGGCTTCGAGGCGCAGGCGGATGCCTATCTCGACCGTGCGACCCGCGATTTCGGCGTGGGCCGCGTGGCCGCCCAGGAACCCACCATGTCGCACCTCACCGAAAAGCGCGGCGATACGGTCCATCTCGACATCATCGACCGCTGGGGCAACATGGTCGCCTCGACGCCTTCGGGCGGGTGGCTGCAGTCGAACCCGGTGATCCCCGGTCTCGGATTTCCGTTGAACTCGCGCGCGCAGATGTTCTGGCTGGACGAGGGGCTGCCCACTTCGTTGGCCCCGGGCCGCCGCCCGCGCACGACGCTGACGCCCAGCCTTGCCGAGAAGGACGGCCGGCGCCTCGTGTTCGGAACCCCCGGCGGCGACCAGCAGGACCAATGGCAGCTGATCTGGTTCCTCCGCTTTGTCCATCATGGGCTGGGCCTGCAGGAGGGGATGGATCAGCCGCTCTTCCATTCGATGCATTTTCAGGGCTCGTTCTTCCCGCGCGAAGTGCGCCCCGGCGAGATGATGATCGAGCCGGCCGTGGGCGAGGCGGTCATCGACGAGCTGCGTGCACGGGGCCATATCGTCACCGTGGCCGAGCCGTGGACCGTCGGCCGCCTGACGGCCGCCCTGCGCGAGGCGGACGGCACCCTTCGCGCCGCCGCGACGCCCCGGTTGATGCAAGCCTATGCGGTGGGCCGATGA
- a CDS encoding ABC transporter permease, translating to MSDPLNQRLLFLAGLLVAVAALGSVLSPSFLQASTVGYLLQYVPVLGVLGLAQTLVMLSGGPGIDLSIGAIMSLVGLAIAAMFGAGVPLLLACLLGLGLGTILGAVNAVLVCVLGVPSLMGTLATFFAYSGLALALTGGAPIGGIPDWFGTLAQGRLIGVPIHVWAVFIPLAIALHVLLSHTRTGSHIYAAGNDERAAFLSGVAVWRLRFGLYCLSGAIAGLAAIMTLSWFQAARPDAGEGMELLSVTIAVLGGAHIFGGIGRISGTVLAILIITTLQVALQLANISQAWQLAAIGILLIGSVVADNAVGDRLRARARRA from the coding sequence ATGAGCGACCCTCTGAACCAGCGCCTTCTGTTCCTCGCCGGCCTTCTCGTCGCCGTCGCGGCCCTGGGCTCCGTGTTGTCGCCGTCCTTCCTTCAGGCTTCGACGGTGGGATACCTGCTGCAATACGTCCCCGTCCTGGGCGTTCTGGGCCTTGCACAGACCCTTGTCATGCTGTCAGGCGGGCCGGGGATCGACCTGTCCATCGGCGCGATCATGTCGCTCGTCGGGCTGGCCATCGCGGCGATGTTCGGCGCGGGCGTTCCGTTGTTGCTGGCCTGCCTGCTGGGCCTCGGGCTCGGCACGATCCTGGGCGCGGTGAACGCCGTGCTGGTTTGCGTGCTGGGCGTGCCGTCTCTCATGGGCACGTTGGCCACCTTCTTCGCCTATTCCGGGCTGGCGCTGGCCCTGACCGGCGGCGCGCCCATCGGCGGCATTCCCGACTGGTTCGGTACGCTGGCGCAGGGTCGGCTGATCGGCGTGCCGATCCACGTCTGGGCGGTGTTCATCCCGCTGGCGATCGCGCTGCATGTCCTGTTGTCGCACACCCGCACCGGGAGTCACATCTACGCTGCCGGAAACGACGAACGCGCGGCCTTCCTGTCGGGCGTCGCGGTCTGGCGGCTCCGATTCGGCCTGTATTGCCTTAGCGGGGCCATCGCGGGGCTTGCCGCGATCATGACCCTGTCCTGGTTCCAGGCCGCCCGTCCCGACGCGGGCGAGGGGATGGAGCTGCTTTCCGTGACCATCGCCGTGCTGGGCGGAGCGCATATCTTCGGCGGAATCGGGCGCATTTCCGGCACGGTACTGGCGATCCTGATCATCACGACGCTTCAGGTGGCACTGCAACTGGCGAACATATCCCAGGCGTGGCAGCTCGCCGCCATCGGTATCCTGCTCATCGGCAGCGTCGTCGCCGACAATGCCGTGGGCGACCGACTGCGCGCGCGCGCCCGACGCGCCTAG
- a CDS encoding DUF1028 domain-containing protein produces the protein MTFSLIGRDDDGAIGLIVASKFFACGAVVPCLSGRVAVASQAFCNPVWGTEGRARMEAGEGAEAVLADLVARDEGRAIRQAHLMDAEGRFAAHTGADCVDWAGHLIREDHSVAGNMLTGPNVIEATSEAYAAGGGKPFPERLLFAMRAGEAAGGDRRGRQAAGLTIHRGEAHAWLDLRADDDADPLSELGRLWDVAQERYVPFSEGMPTEDRFSGHPIREGIDAAIAAAEARRKAEGRPSRSRAVEYE, from the coding sequence ATGACCTTCTCCCTGATCGGACGCGACGACGACGGTGCCATCGGCCTGATCGTCGCCAGCAAGTTCTTCGCCTGCGGCGCCGTCGTCCCTTGCCTCTCGGGGCGGGTCGCGGTGGCCTCCCAGGCGTTCTGCAATCCGGTCTGGGGCACCGAAGGCCGCGCGCGGATGGAGGCCGGCGAGGGGGCCGAGGCCGTGCTGGCCGACCTCGTGGCCCGCGACGAGGGCCGGGCGATCCGGCAGGCCCATCTGATGGATGCCGAAGGCCGCTTCGCCGCCCATACCGGTGCCGACTGCGTCGACTGGGCCGGCCACCTCATCCGCGAGGATCATTCCGTGGCGGGCAACATGCTGACCGGTCCGAACGTGATCGAAGCGACCTCCGAGGCGTATGCGGCCGGCGGGGGCAAGCCTTTCCCCGAACGGCTGCTGTTCGCGATGCGCGCGGGCGAAGCGGCGGGCGGCGACAGGCGGGGACGCCAGGCGGCGGGCCTCACGATCCATCGGGGGGAGGCGCATGCCTGGCTGGACCTGCGCGCGGACGACGACGCCGACCCACTGTCCGAGCTGGGACGCCTATGGGACGTGGCGCAGGAGCGTTACGTACCGTTCTCCGAGGGCATGCCGACGGAGGATCGCTTTTCCGGCCACCCGATCCGCGAGGGCATCGACGCGGCCATCGCCGCCGCGGAGGCGCGGCGAAAGGCCGAGGGCCGGCCCAGCCGGTCGCGAGCGGTCGAGTACGAGTGA
- a CDS encoding autoinducer 2 ABC transporter substrate-binding protein, translating to MSLRATIAGGVALTLAALPVAAQDDTTQIAFIPQIAGIPYYIAMEEGAQRAAEALGVEYVQEGPTSTNAADQLRIFESFVNQGFDVIAISPLDEETLKPAISRAIEAGIVVLTSDADAPGSDRQFFVAQALDQDLGETLLNEAADRIGESGKIAIVSDSPTISSMQNWIAAIEARAAEAYPDIEIVSVDHTDGTAQRAYQFATDAMTRNPDLKAVLGMASTTCPGIAQAVEAAGMTGEVLTAGFCSPNTARDYIKSGAMPFSVLWNPADLGYLTVWVGNQLASGGTIDGDLTVEGLDDPVRFLPENDIILLGPPAVFTAENVDEFDF from the coding sequence ATGTCACTGAGAGCAACCATCGCGGGCGGCGTCGCCCTGACCCTGGCGGCCCTGCCGGTCGCCGCACAGGACGATACGACCCAGATCGCCTTCATCCCGCAGATCGCGGGCATTCCCTACTACATCGCCATGGAGGAGGGCGCCCAGCGCGCCGCCGAGGCTCTGGGCGTGGAATACGTGCAGGAAGGTCCGACCAGCACCAACGCCGCCGATCAGCTCCGGATCTTCGAAAGCTTCGTCAACCAGGGTTTCGACGTGATCGCCATCTCGCCGCTGGACGAGGAGACGCTGAAGCCCGCCATCTCCCGCGCCATCGAGGCGGGGATCGTCGTGCTGACTTCCGACGCCGACGCGCCCGGCAGCGACCGGCAGTTCTTCGTGGCCCAGGCGCTGGACCAGGATCTGGGCGAGACGCTGCTGAACGAGGCCGCGGACCGCATCGGCGAGAGCGGCAAGATCGCCATCGTCTCCGATTCACCCACGATCTCCTCGATGCAGAACTGGATCGCCGCGATCGAGGCGCGCGCCGCCGAGGCCTATCCCGACATCGAGATCGTATCGGTCGATCATACCGACGGTACGGCGCAGCGCGCCTATCAGTTCGCCACCGACGCCATGACACGCAACCCCGATCTCAAGGCGGTTCTCGGCATGGCGTCCACCACCTGCCCCGGCATCGCGCAGGCGGTCGAGGCGGCGGGCATGACGGGCGAGGTCCTGACCGCGGGCTTCTGTTCGCCCAACACCGCCCGCGACTACATCAAGTCGGGCGCGATGCCGTTCTCGGTGCTGTGGAACCCGGCCGATCTGGGCTACCTTACCGTCTGGGTCGGCAACCAGCTGGCCTCGGGCGGCACCATCGACGGCGACCTGACGGTCGAGGGGCTGGACGATCCCGTCCGCTTCCTGCCCGAGAACGACATCATCCTGCTGGGGCCGCCGGCGGTCTTCACCGCCGAGAACGTCGACGAATTTGACTTCTGA
- a CDS encoding ABC transporter permease: MALVVLIAVFASQSEFFLTERNLTTILRNSVDLAVICAGMTIVIILGGIDVSVGGILAVSAVLIGRAYQMGMPDWIVVPVGLAAGAALGAMNGAVIARTRVPPIVATLGTMYIFIAVLFLVIGGVWISGLPNTLSFLVLGDVFGVPSGVFIIAGVYLVAWALLRRMPWGQRVVAIGCDEGAARLVGIRVDRTKIEAYALLGLFAGLAAILYVARLRNVEVNIGTNIALEAIAATILGGANIRGGTGSLLGALMGVVFIKMTQNGLVQIGVSSLWETVVIGGLLIVVLVLDAIEERRAG, translated from the coding sequence GTGGCGCTGGTCGTGCTGATCGCGGTCTTCGCCAGCCAGTCCGAATTCTTCCTGACCGAACGCAACCTGACGACGATCCTGCGAAACTCCGTCGATCTGGCGGTGATCTGCGCGGGCATGACCATCGTCATCATCCTGGGCGGAATCGACGTCAGCGTGGGGGGCATCCTCGCGGTGTCGGCGGTCCTGATCGGACGCGCCTACCAGATGGGGATGCCGGACTGGATCGTGGTGCCCGTGGGCCTCGCGGCGGGCGCCGCGCTGGGGGCGATGAACGGCGCGGTGATCGCGCGCACCCGGGTGCCGCCCATCGTGGCGACGCTGGGCACGATGTATATCTTCATCGCCGTCCTGTTCCTCGTGATCGGGGGCGTCTGGATCAGCGGCCTGCCCAACACCCTGTCGTTCCTGGTGCTGGGCGACGTGTTCGGCGTCCCGTCGGGGGTATTCATCATCGCGGGCGTCTACCTTGTGGCATGGGCGTTGCTTCGGCGGATGCCCTGGGGACAGCGGGTCGTGGCGATCGGCTGCGACGAGGGCGCGGCCCGTCTGGTCGGGATCCGCGTGGACCGCACCAAGATCGAGGCGTACGCGCTGCTCGGCCTTTTCGCGGGCCTGGCCGCCATCCTTTATGTCGCGCGTCTGCGCAACGTCGAGGTCAATATCGGCACCAACATCGCACTCGAAGCCATAGCCGCCACCATCCTGGGCGGCGCAAACATCCGCGGCGGCACAGGGTCGCTGCTGGGCGCGCTGATGGGCGTTGTCTTCATCAAGATGACCCAGAACGGCCTCGTCCAGATCGGCGTCTCGTCCCTGTGGGAAACCGTCGTCATCGGCGGCCTTCTGATCGTCGTACTGGTGCTGGACGCCATCGAGGAAAGGCGCGCCGGATGA
- a CDS encoding ABC transporter permease: MTDAATPSTITGATDPVLAAKPENRVWKKFRRHRSALFGGGLVVFFVAIALLAPILPIPDPAATDWSAVRQAPGWDHWMGTDEIGRDVMSRMIWGAQASLLAGVVSVGIAVMLGVPLGLVAGYFGGWTDAVISRCTEALLAAPFLILAIALAAFLGPSLTNAMIAIGISATPIFIRLTRGQVIAVASEDYVESARAIGLPVPRILSRYILPNVLPPILVQATLTIATAIIAEASLSFLGLGQQPPAPSWGSMLNTAKNFLNQAPWMALWPGVSIFFVVLGFNLLGDGLRDALDPREH; the protein is encoded by the coding sequence ATGACCGATGCCGCCACGCCCTCCACGATCACCGGCGCGACCGATCCCGTCCTCGCCGCCAAACCCGAGAACCGCGTCTGGAAGAAGTTCCGCCGCCACCGAAGCGCGCTGTTCGGCGGCGGCCTGGTGGTGTTCTTCGTTGCCATCGCGCTGCTGGCGCCGATTTTGCCGATCCCGGACCCGGCGGCAACCGATTGGTCCGCCGTCCGCCAGGCGCCCGGCTGGGATCACTGGATGGGGACCGACGAGATCGGGCGCGACGTGATGTCCCGCATGATCTGGGGCGCACAGGCGTCGCTGCTGGCCGGTGTGGTGTCGGTGGGCATCGCGGTGATGCTGGGGGTGCCGCTGGGCCTTGTGGCAGGGTATTTCGGCGGTTGGACGGATGCCGTCATCTCGCGTTGCACCGAGGCGCTCCTGGCGGCGCCGTTCCTCATCCTCGCCATTGCGCTGGCGGCGTTCCTCGGGCCGTCCCTGACGAATGCGATGATCGCCATCGGCATATCGGCCACGCCGATCTTTATCCGGCTGACCCGCGGGCAGGTTATCGCCGTCGCCTCCGAGGACTATGTCGAGAGCGCGCGGGCCATCGGGCTGCCCGTGCCGCGTATCCTGTCGCGCTACATCCTGCCCAACGTCCTGCCGCCGATCCTGGTGCAGGCGACGCTGACCATCGCGACGGCCATCATCGCCGAGGCGTCGCTGTCCTTCCTGGGCTTGGGGCAACAACCGCCGGCGCCGTCCTGGGGGTCGATGCTGAACACGGCCAAGAACTTTCTCAACCAGGCGCCGTGGATGGCACTCTGGCCCGGCGTCTCAATCTTCTTCGTCGTACTGGGATTCAACCTTCTGGGCGACGGGCTGCGCGATGCGCTAGACCCGCGCGAACATTGA
- a CDS encoding SIS domain-containing protein produces the protein MTPTESHALMQRELDAQPELLPAIAARLTGAVRDLRPAPGTTVWSGGCGDSLFAARAVARLWRGQGLDLRPASAAEMLWDAPITARDLVVGISISGSTRRTVDAVQAAARTGARTLAVTMKSDSALAQVADAVLPLDYEPISRAIPHGLDYHVTVLALAALAGDLDADAIGTIIAARTSAHLDTARAVAAGLPDAPRFVFLGCGAALGSAEYGAAKMHEAGGLPAWAFEGENVAHGAQFMLRPGDHVMLCGDGGPGDARTLALRHGLERLGVTVGAAGFDDGHPLLAALDAGLACQALCLAVAERLDLDVTDPGRGTAAAEVQRDWFGWQG, from the coding sequence ATGACCCCGACGGAAAGCCATGCCTTGATGCAGCGCGAACTGGACGCGCAGCCGGAGCTTCTGCCCGCCATCGCCGCCCGCCTGACCGGAGCCGTGCGCGATCTGCGCCCCGCGCCCGGCACGACCGTCTGGTCTGGCGGCTGCGGCGACAGCTTGTTCGCGGCGCGCGCGGTGGCGCGGTTGTGGCGGGGGCAGGGCCTCGACCTCCGGCCTGCCAGCGCAGCGGAAATGCTATGGGATGCGCCGATTACGGCACGCGACCTCGTCGTGGGGATCTCCATCTCCGGTTCGACCCGGCGCACGGTCGACGCGGTGCAGGCCGCCGCCCGGACGGGCGCGCGGACGCTGGCGGTGACGATGAAGTCCGACAGCGCACTGGCGCAGGTGGCGGACGCGGTGCTGCCACTGGACTACGAACCGATCAGCCGGGCAATCCCCCATGGGCTGGACTACCACGTGACGGTGCTCGCGCTCGCGGCGCTCGCGGGCGATTTGGATGCGGATGCCATCGGCACGATAATCGCGGCGCGCACGTCCGCCCACCTGGACACGGCGCGGGCAGTGGCGGCGGGGCTGCCGGATGCGCCGCGCTTCGTCTTCCTGGGCTGCGGCGCGGCGCTCGGCTCGGCGGAATACGGGGCGGCCAAGATGCACGAGGCCGGCGGCCTGCCCGCCTGGGCGTTCGAGGGCGAGAACGTGGCCCATGGCGCCCAATTCATGCTGCGCCCGGGGGATCACGTCATGCTGTGCGGCGATGGCGGCCCTGGCGATGCGCGGACGCTGGCGCTGCGCCACGGGTTGGAGCGGCTGGGCGTGACGGTGGGGGCGGCCGGCTTCGACGACGGCCACCCGCTCCTGGCCGCGCTCGACGCCGGGCTGGCCTGTCAGGCGCTGTGCCTCGCCGTGGCCGAGCGGCTGGATCTGGACGTGACCGACCCCGGGCGGGGGACGGCGGCGGCCGAGGTGCAGCGCGACTGGTTCGGCTGGCAGGGCTAG
- a CDS encoding carbohydrate kinase family protein, with translation MDADATARLLCVGDIDMDLIVRVPAPPSRDGKVDGRRIAQTPGGMAANVAVAARRLGTRTRLLGAVGDDALGREALAALTSEGLDLSHVATRHGEATFFCVILVDDEGEKSLVKVMSPAFLPRADEIMAAAFAGVAHVHLTVARADPGLAVAAMARAAGATLSLDLEAADLPADLPQGGGALADLLASVDLLFVSDRSRAAVEPVLGPLTSEGRAVITTRGRQGAMLERSGTRTQIPGHRVPVTDTSGAGDAFAGAFLSAMLDGADDATALCRANAAAALSTRAYGAQAGAPTAAEMAAFLDVDGVRDA, from the coding sequence ATGGATGCGGACGCGACGGCCCGCCTCCTGTGCGTGGGCGACATCGACATGGACCTGATCGTACGCGTGCCGGCCCCGCCGTCGCGCGACGGTAAGGTGGACGGGCGGCGGATCGCCCAGACGCCCGGCGGTATGGCCGCGAACGTTGCGGTGGCCGCGCGGCGGCTTGGCACGCGGACGCGGCTTCTGGGGGCGGTGGGCGACGACGCGTTGGGACGCGAAGCGCTGGCGGCGCTGACGTCCGAGGGTCTGGATCTGAGCCATGTGGCAACGCGGCACGGCGAGGCGACGTTCTTCTGCGTGATCCTCGTGGACGACGAGGGGGAGAAGTCGCTGGTCAAGGTGATGAGCCCGGCCTTCCTGCCGCGCGCCGACGAGATCATGGCAGCGGCTTTCGCGGGCGTGGCCCATGTCCACCTGACGGTGGCGCGGGCCGATCCGGGTCTGGCGGTCGCGGCGATGGCGCGGGCTGCGGGGGCCACGCTGTCGCTGGACCTCGAGGCCGCAGACCTGCCTGCCGACCTGCCGCAGGGGGGCGGCGCGCTGGCGGACCTGCTGGCGAGCGTCGACCTGTTGTTCGTCAGCGACCGGAGCCGCGCGGCGGTGGAGCCGGTGCTGGGCCCGCTGACCTCCGAGGGGCGGGCCGTGATTACGACGCGCGGGCGCCAGGGCGCCATGCTGGAGCGGAGCGGCACCCGCACGCAGATCCCGGGCCACCGCGTCCCCGTGACAGATACGTCCGGCGCGGGCGACGCCTTCGCGGGTGCGTTCCTGTCGGCGATGCTGGACGGCGCGGACGACGCCACGGCCCTGTGCCGGGCCAACGCGGCGGCGGCCCTTTCCACGCGGGCTTACGGCGCGCAGGCAGGCGCGCCCACCGCCGCCGAGATGGCGGCGTTTCTCGATGTGGACGGGGTGCGGGATGCCTGA
- a CDS encoding ATP-binding cassette domain-containing protein yields the protein MPKLSMRGIVKRFGGVVALDGVDFDVRPGEVMALVGDNGAGKSTLIKTLAGAHMPDEGVIEIDGAPVRFTSPQDAWTRGVATIFQELALAGKMTIADNIFLGREITRRIAGVEFLDRRAMRDRAHALLNELDVVVPDIHTWVEHLSGGQRQGVAIARALNIDAEVIIMDEPTAALAVAEVRKVLNFVRTLREQGKSVILISHNVGDVLEVSDRITVLRRGRRTGLLETARTTPEEVVAHITGAVVSEERVEPAPSP from the coding sequence ATGCCGAAACTGTCCATGCGGGGTATCGTCAAGCGGTTCGGCGGTGTCGTCGCACTGGACGGCGTCGACTTCGACGTCCGGCCCGGTGAAGTCATGGCGCTCGTGGGGGACAACGGCGCAGGCAAGTCGACCCTCATCAAGACCTTGGCCGGCGCACACATGCCCGACGAGGGCGTGATCGAGATCGACGGCGCCCCCGTGCGGTTCACCTCGCCGCAGGACGCCTGGACGCGGGGCGTCGCCACCATCTTCCAGGAGCTTGCGCTGGCGGGAAAGATGACCATAGCCGACAATATCTTCCTAGGGCGGGAAATCACGCGCCGCATCGCGGGGGTGGAATTCCTCGACCGTCGCGCCATGCGCGACCGGGCGCATGCGCTGCTCAACGAACTCGACGTCGTGGTCCCCGACATCCACACTTGGGTCGAACATCTCTCCGGCGGGCAGCGGCAAGGCGTGGCCATCGCCCGCGCCCTCAATATCGACGCCGAGGTCATCATCATGGACGAACCGACCGCCGCGCTGGCCGTGGCGGAGGTCCGCAAGGTGCTGAACTTCGTCCGTACGCTGCGCGAGCAGGGCAAGTCCGTGATCCTGATCTCACACAACGTAGGCGACGTCCTAGAGGTCTCGGACCGCATTACCGTGCTCCGGCGCGGGCGGAGGACGGGGCTTCTGGAGACCGCGCGCACCACCCCAGAAGAGGTGGTGGCCCATATCACCGGCGCGGTGGTGAGCGAAGAGCGGGTCGAACCGGCCCCCTCCCCCTGA
- a CDS encoding FCD domain-containing protein, translating into MKDGGDSTEAGLRARLLELIASGGGLGEGGRLPTERELAERFGVGRRSVRHALDTLEDEGLVWRQQGRGTFAGQPDDPLSDLAAAVMTETNALEVMEARLCIEPELAALCAQRMQPGETLRLRALAQRRLEADDAAAIELWDGSLHRLIARCARNRPLLTAFSLLDRIRSDPDWIALRARGRDEASMRASHAEHMTIIAAIEARDADGARAAMRAHLDTRAGALRSGGAPTGA; encoded by the coding sequence GTGAAGGACGGCGGCGACAGCACGGAGGCCGGCCTACGCGCCCGCCTGCTGGAGCTGATCGCCTCCGGCGGAGGCCTGGGCGAAGGCGGGCGTCTGCCCACCGAACGGGAGTTGGCGGAGCGGTTTGGCGTGGGCCGCCGCTCGGTGCGCCACGCGCTCGACACGCTGGAAGACGAGGGCCTCGTCTGGCGGCAGCAGGGCCGCGGGACCTTCGCCGGCCAGCCCGACGATCCGCTGAGCGATCTGGCGGCCGCCGTCATGACCGAGACGAACGCGCTCGAGGTGATGGAGGCGCGGTTGTGCATCGAGCCGGAGCTGGCCGCCCTCTGCGCGCAGCGCATGCAGCCGGGCGAGACGCTTCGCCTGCGCGCGCTGGCACAGCGGCGGCTGGAGGCCGACGACGCGGCGGCGATCGAGCTCTGGGACGGGTCGCTGCATCGCCTCATCGCGCGATGCGCCCGCAACCGGCCGCTGCTGACGGCGTTCTCGTTGCTGGATCGCATTCGCTCCGACCCCGATTGGATCGCCTTGCGCGCGCGCGGGCGGGATGAGGCCTCGATGCGGGCCTCCCATGCCGAACACATGACCATCATCGCCGCCATCGAGGCGCGCGATGCGGACGGCGCCCGCGCGGCGATGCGCGCGCATCTCGACACCCGGGCCGGTGCGCTGCGCAGCGGCGGGGCGCCGACCGGGGCCTGA